ACTAGCAATAATTTTCCTATAAGTAATATAATTAGTTTTTCCTTTTATATtatacacaattaaataaaaggtCCAACAATTATCCCCCTAAAAATATTTACCTTTTCCTTAAGGTGAGTGTTACCCATGTGTCAATTGGGGTCTCAGAAGAACTCAAACCCTTCTTATTTGGATTTGTCACCATATAGTTATCATTTTTTCTATATTATTCTCCAATAGCATGTTTGTTTGCACATACATGGCCAAGACTAATCTTCTCATCAAATCAGAAACTAAGGACCGGtttattttgccttttttttaaaatgatttttatagtgttatataattttattaaaaaaaatttataaaaaaattttttagaaaagtttcaaataaaaattttgtttgaatagttattcttaaaatgtgattttaggtatttcatttatttgtggggaaaaaattaaatatcaaaattttaaaaaatcacttaattttgaaactatttcaaatagattttcataaaaatcatttttgaaatacaactttttgaaaaaattacgattttgactaagtttttatctttaataatgtatatttatattataggatgtcaaattagtgtttaattttagaaaaaacaaatataaaaaacaagACCCTAAAtccatttttttgaaaaacagtttttgaaaatctattttcaaaaatacaaagaaaaaaaatcatttttttaaagctgaaacaaccATGCCCTAAATCCTTTACATGATTTATCTTTTATTTGTGTATATGTCAACCTTATAAAGCACATGCCTTTGAAAAGAGTTTAATTGCGACTGATATGCCTCAATCGTGGAACTTGAAGCACCGAAAACATTTTGTGCATGGCTTTTATTCCCTATATCACATGTCATAGTCCTTCTGTTTCTGTAGTTTTTAATGGTTGGTTCACCACAAAAAAAGTTACAATCATTACTTTTACTCAATAAGTTATTTTTCTCATCCACCCCTTCGTGCATAATCGATAAATTCAGTCAAGTCAATCTTTCTACTTGATGTTGTTTGCCCTTATAAAATCTGAGTCCATTAAAAATATTTCCTTCAAATCAGATGGTTTAGTACATTTTTGGTGGCTTGCATATAAATCAAATTGCTCTCTGTATTCTTCACTCCTCCAGTTTGTTTAAAGCAATAATTCAAAGGGGCTTTGGATCAACGAAAAGTTTCTACCAATTGTGCCACATGACATATCATGTCTAACGACAACAGTTCAACCCCACATTCTTATAGTTCAACTTGGGCCTCCATCTTGCTCAAAAAGTATCCAAAGCCAAATTTGATCACATTGCTTGTTCGATGGTATACTTAATTTCTATTGCAGGACTCATTTGTTTAATGAACACTtatatattctatttattttaatcatgaaTAGATACTTCTATTTATAAAGATTAAATGCATAGAGTAAATTATATTCTAACAGAAAATGTCAATTAAGTGAAGAGAATCCTAAGCATGCATATATAGAGGTTTTATAGTGGAGTTTAACTTTTGTCTCTCTTGAaactgaattcaaacacaaacaaCATTTAAATAAGTCTTATAGAGTTTAACTTGAACCCAAATAACAACATAGATTCAATATCATGTCTACTACTACTTGAAACCAAAATCATACATGAAAATTTTTAACCAGAATCAAACGTCTTTGTCATTTGGACATTCCAGGCTCGCTGCAATCCATTTATCTTCACCAATAGGCACAATTGTAATCCCCTCGGGAAATATGATATTTGGAAAACTAGTGTACACCTTGAACCTGTTACCAAGTAATGAAGATGACGGGCACATGTtgcttatctttatttttttgttaggAGGCAGTGGAAAAGATCCATTACGTTTGCCATTGTTAACTTTGATATCAGTGTTTAATATCTCCCAATCCAAAAGATCATCTGTGAGAATAAACATAAAGTCATTAACATGTTCAATGGTTAGTATTTTACATCTTAAGAAAAGCGAAATAGTTTCACAATGATTCCGAAAAAAAGTTATTGATAAGTAATATATGTTTTTGGTTGAAGATCAATAAACAAACCGTCCGAGTCGAGGTCCAAGTTGAGGATCTGTTTGGATTTAGCAATGTCTGATTTAGGAGTTGATTCTAGTGCCATGTTTGCTTTGGTTGAGTGAGAAAAAGAAGCATACATATGAAGTCCACCTATGCAGGACAATAATATTATCAAAGCATGATCATATTCATAAATAATAATCTGCGTTAAAACATATTCGGCTATATTTTGCATCTACATAGCACAGAACATCATATTTAAAGCGTTTAGTGTTGGATACCGACTTGATAttaaaacttgtttgtgataggTATGAATGAAAGCGAAGTTAAGTGAACGAACTTACACTCTTTTAAGGCGATGTAAGCAATCTTGGCAGCATCATGTTCTGCTTGCTTTTTGGATCTAGATGCCTTTCCATGAAATTCAACACCCTCTACTTCCACAGTTGAGAAAAAAGTTGGCATATTCCAGGAACGAGACTCAGTCGTTTTATATATTGGTTTTGAAAAACCTTCTGTCTGTGTTAATTCAAGCAGTAAACTCTTGGCTGGACAAGAATCATCCTGAATAAATAGaatacaaaatcaaaattcaGTTTGAAGTTTGAACTATATTAATGCAGATAGACCATGAATATACATGTAAACTTGAATAAGTTTGATCTTCAAACACAGTTGATATACTATTAGGCcttgtttggataaaaaaaaCTTGATGAAGTGCTTAACACATAAGCACTTATGAATAAGCTATTTCtataataataactaaataaagtcAAACTGTTTTCTTATAGTTTTTAAGCAATGTATATAAGCTATCCTAGACTTAAATATCCATACAGAAAACCTCAATTTGAAATCACATTAGAAAACAAGGACACTTGCCTTCTGAAACAAGTCAGCGGAAATTGGCAATTCCTTCAAAGCAACTTTGGCAGCAGCATGTTCTGCTTCTTTTCTTGTGTTGAAAAATGTTGGGCTGTCGAATGATGTCCCACCAATAACAACAGTAGCCTTATAGCGAATGATATGAGGTAGCCCCTCAGTTTTAATTGTAAAAACAGGTTGATCAAGATTGTTCTTTCGAGCATAGTTTTGCAACTGAGGTTTGCTCGTCAAACAAGCCGGCTCTGAAAGAATGAGTTCATTATTTTTGTTAgataatgtttaaatagaaaaGAATAGTAAcaagattttaaaatatttgcAAACACATTAGTGAGTAAGGTGGAAGAAATTGTTTACCAGTCATTATAACTGGAGTCTCTTGAGGTTTGGCAGCTCCAACTTCCTCTTTTGAATCGTGTTCATCTCTTGGTGTTGAAGAGCCTGATGAAGGAGTAGATAAGTTGATAAAAGCAGTCATAGCAGCTTGATTTTGTGCTTCTTTGGAGGTATGGAAAGTATGAGAAGAAGTAAAAGTGAGATCGTTGACAAGAACAGAAGCCTTAAAGCTTGGCATGTGTTGAAGACCTTCATTCATGGCAGAGTATTTTGGCAAACTCCACCTTCTCTGTTGGCATAGCTCTTGCAGCTGTGTCTTGTACATTTTCACTCTCACTCCTTCCTACTATTGCTACAATATTGAAGATAGAATGAAAATGAAAAGTTAAATCAATGCCTTGGGCGATAATAAGGGTCTATCTTGAAgattattttgttgttttatgttttttgtgTTATGGTAGTTTACAGCATTATGAAAACAAGTGTGTTGGGTACAACTACTATTATACCATATCATGCCATACATGTTCTGCAGAGTTCTCTGCAACTAGATTGTTACAGACAATGTGTCTGCGATTCAAACTGAGTTTTGTTTCCTTCACAAAAATGGAAACAAAATTGGAGATACTCCAAAAAAGTAAATCCAACCTTATGCTCAAAATGGGAGAGTACTCTGCAAAATTTGTCTTTCTTCTTTACTCTTTTGAATGTACATTTTAATGTTGGTTTGATTTTCCACTCCTTGAACCTTAAACTAATTGTTACTAGCTAATAGCATGTTAGGATCTAGGGGTGGACAAATTTCAACCGACCGACCCATTGTAATTTTTGTTACAAATGGTTCggattggatatatatatata
This portion of the Vicia villosa cultivar HV-30 ecotype Madison, WI unplaced genomic scaffold, Vvil1.0 ctg.000493F_1_1, whole genome shotgun sequence genome encodes:
- the LOC131628949 gene encoding double-stranded RNA-binding protein 1-like, with translation MYKTQLQELCQQRRWSLPKYSAMNEGLQHMPSFKASVLVNDLTFTSSHTFHTSKEAQNQAAMTAFINLSTPSSGSSTPRDEHDSKEEVGAAKPQETPVIMTEPACLTSKPQLQNYARKNNLDQPVFTIKTEGLPHIIRYKATVVIGGTSFDSPTFFNTRKEAEHAAAKVALKELPISADLFQKDDSCPAKSLLLELTQTEGFSKPIYKTTESRSWNMPTFFSTVEVEGVEFHGKASRSKKQAEHDAAKIAYIALKECGLHMYASFSHSTKANMALESTPKSDIAKSKQILNLDLDSDDDLLDWEILNTDIKVNNGKRNGSFPLPPNKKIKISNMCPSSSLLGNRFKVYTSFPNIIFPEGITIVPIGEDKWIAASLECPNDKDV